DNA sequence from the Halocalculus aciditolerans genome:
AGACGACGCGGCCCGCGTCGGTCGAGATGTCGAGCGTCACCGACTGCTTGTTGCGCCCGAGGTATTTCCACCAGAGGCCCGCGCCGTCCTTCTGGGGGCCGAACCGCCGGAGGTGGTCGCCGTCGGGGTGTTCGACCTTTATCACGGTCGCGCCGAAGTCGCCGAGGAGGCGACCGACGGTGCCCGCGGAAATCATCGTGCCTGCTTCGACGACGACGAGCCCGTCGAGGGGCCCGTCCGTCCCGGTAGTAGTCTGCATGTCGTGGTGTGTGTTCGGTGGGTGTCGGGTGGTGCGGCCGGCCGCGAAGGCCAGCGGAGCGGTGCGCGCGAGCGGACGCCTCAGAGAGGCCGGTCGATGTGCGTGCCGTAGCCCTTCTCGCCGACGACGTCGCCGTCGTCGAAGGCGAGCTGGCCGCGGACGACGGTCTGCGTCGGCCAGCCCGTGACCGCCGTGCCCTCGTAGGGCGAGTAGTCGGGCGCGCCCTGGAGGAGTTCCGGGGTGATGGTCTTCGTCTCGTCGAGGTCGACGACGGCGAGGTCGGCGTCGCTCCCCACTCTGACTGTGCCCTTCTTCGGGTGGAGGTCGAAGGCCTTCGCCGTGTTCGTCGACGTGACTTCGACGGCGCGCTCCAGGCTGATGCGGCCCTCGTTCACGCCCTCGGAGAGGATGAGCGGGAGCATCGCCGGCGTGCTCGGGAAGCCCGGCAGGCTGTCGGGGACGTCGTCGCCGATCTTGTCCGCTGCGAGGTTCGCGCAGTGGTCCGTCCCGATCGTCGAAATCGTCCCGTCCGCGACGCGCTCCCAGAGCGTCTCCTGGTCCTCCTTCGAGCGGACGGGCGGGTTGACGTTCATGCGCTCGTCGCACTCCTCGGTCGTGAGGGTGAGGTAGTGCGTGCAGGTCTCGCCGGTGAGGCGGTAGCCGGCGTTCCGGAGCGCCGCGAGCTCGTCCGCCGTCTTCCCCGAGGAGATGTGGACCGCATAGAAATCGTCGTCGTAGTCGTGTTGTTTGGCGAGCGACGCCCCCGAGACCATGCTCTGGGTCTCGGCGTAGCCGGGGAACTGGTCGACGAGCGTCTGGTAGTCGCGGTATTCGGCGTCGTCGTCGCGTTCGACGTCGAGGTAGGGGTTGTCGCCGAGCGAACTCGTGATCTCGACGTTCTCCGAGTGGTAGCCGAGCGTCGTGGGCGCGTCGACGTCCGCGAGCGCCTGAATGAAGGCGTCGCCGAAGTCGTCCCGCATCTCGCAGTCGACGCCGAACTTCTCCGTCGCGACGTACTTGTAGTTCATATACCACTTGAAAGAGGTGATACCGAGGTCCTCGACGATAGTCGGGATTTCCTCGACGTGCTCGAAGGAGAGCAGGCCGAGCGAGAAGAAGTAATCGTGGTAGTAGTTCTCCTCGGCCTGCTCGAAGTAGTCGCCCATGATCTCCTCGTAGGAGCCGGGGCGGCGGAAGTAGTTCCCGATGGTGGTGACGCCGCCGACGAGGTCGGCGCGGGATTCGGATTCGCCGTCGGCGTCGAGGCCGCGGTAGATGCCGTGGTGGGTG
Encoded proteins:
- a CDS encoding dihydroorotase, which encodes MTDREYDLVVSNGTVVTPEHGTFEADVAASGEKIAAVAEPGTLSGETEIDASGKHVLPGAIDPHTHHGIYRGLDADGESESRADLVGGVTTIGNYFRRPGSYEEIMGDYFEQAEENYYHDYFFSLGLLSFEHVEEIPTIVEDLGITSFKWYMNYKYVATEKFGVDCEMRDDFGDAFIQALADVDAPTTLGYHSENVEITSSLGDNPYLDVERDDDAEYRDYQTLVDQFPGYAETQSMVSGASLAKQHDYDDDFYAVHISSGKTADELAALRNAGYRLTGETCTHYLTLTTEECDERMNVNPPVRSKEDQETLWERVADGTISTIGTDHCANLAADKIGDDVPDSLPGFPSTPAMLPLILSEGVNEGRISLERAVEVTSTNTAKAFDLHPKKGTVRVGSDADLAVVDLDETKTITPELLQGAPDYSPYEGTAVTGWPTQTVVRGQLAFDDGDVVGEKGYGTHIDRPL